Proteins encoded together in one Halalkaliarchaeum sp. AArc-CO window:
- a CDS encoding 2,5-diamino-6-(ribosylamino)-4(3H)-pyrimidinone 5'-phosphate reductase, producing the protein MDVVVNAATSVDGKLSTRRREQLPISGPEDFDRVDRLRAAADAIAVGVGTVLADDPNLGVKEEQRRVTRLQNGRPAHPARVVVDTRARTPPDAELFDGEATVYVLVGEGAPGDRLEALRGAGATVLVAGTDDGRVDLPTAFEALSAEGIDRLMVEGGGELVYSLFEAGLVDELSVYVGSFVIGGRNAPTLADGDGFIEAFPELDLVGVDRLDDGVLLSYEVGEIFPRE; encoded by the coding sequence ATGGACGTCGTCGTCAACGCGGCAACGAGCGTCGACGGGAAGCTCTCGACGCGCCGTCGCGAACAGCTGCCGATCTCCGGTCCCGAGGACTTTGATCGCGTAGATCGGCTCCGGGCTGCAGCCGATGCGATCGCGGTTGGCGTCGGGACCGTGCTCGCCGACGATCCGAACCTCGGCGTCAAGGAGGAGCAGCGGCGAGTCACCCGGCTCCAGAACGGACGTCCGGCCCATCCCGCTCGGGTCGTCGTCGATACCCGGGCACGAACGCCGCCGGACGCGGAGCTGTTCGACGGGGAAGCGACCGTCTACGTACTCGTCGGCGAGGGCGCTCCCGGGGACCGTCTCGAGGCGCTCCGGGGGGCAGGCGCGACCGTTCTGGTTGCGGGCACCGACGACGGCCGGGTCGATCTCCCGACGGCCTTCGAGGCGCTGTCGGCGGAGGGAATCGACCGGCTGATGGTCGAGGGTGGCGGCGAACTGGTCTACTCGCTTTTCGAGGCTGGTCTGGTCGACGAACTGTCCGTGTACGTCGGCTCGTTCGTGATCGGCGGCCGGAACGCCCCGACGCTCGCTGACGGGGACGGGTTCATCGAGGCGTTTCCCGAACTCGATCTCGTCGGCGTCGATCGGCTCGACGACGGTGTTCTCCTGTCGTACGAGGTCGGCGAAATTTTCCCACGAGAGTGA
- a CDS encoding MFS transporter produces MRWRYGYTVLALCTLAFAATMVARLAISPVVPIVRADLGLSNTLVGVALSGMWAAYALSQFPSGVFGDKFGERRVILAAVGLTAVASLLLALSPNAVAFTLFAIVLGAGAGLHYSVATTFITKQFDDIGRAIGVHVSGGPVAGLLAPPVAAALGARYGWRVALLLGAAVALPVFVVFWWRIEPSPPERPEQPVRERFELGPVVELLRRPEIAYTTLLAVLGAFTWQATASFLPAFFEGHHGLSPAMASLFFSAYFLIHGATQPLTGALSDRFDRDSAATLTMALGVFGFSLLVVSDSAVAWMGAVLLVGVAMSWGAPVQSRFMDHLSRDERGAGFGLVRTVYMILGASGSVVVGLLADLAGWDVAFGLLAGVMAVGLLALLVNRLFKLGV; encoded by the coding sequence GTGCGCTGGCGATACGGCTACACCGTTCTCGCGCTGTGTACGCTCGCGTTCGCAGCCACGATGGTCGCCAGACTTGCGATCAGTCCGGTCGTACCGATCGTGCGTGCGGATCTCGGGCTGTCGAACACGCTCGTGGGGGTGGCGCTGTCGGGAATGTGGGCTGCCTACGCGCTCTCGCAGTTCCCCAGCGGCGTATTCGGCGACAAGTTCGGGGAGCGGCGGGTCATTCTGGCGGCCGTCGGGTTGACTGCGGTCGCCAGCCTGCTTTTGGCGCTGTCGCCCAATGCCGTTGCGTTCACACTGTTTGCAATCGTGCTCGGTGCCGGTGCGGGGCTGCATTATTCCGTCGCGACGACGTTTATCACGAAGCAGTTCGACGACATCGGTCGCGCGATCGGCGTCCACGTCTCCGGAGGTCCAGTGGCGGGGCTTCTGGCACCACCGGTCGCCGCGGCCCTGGGTGCCCGGTACGGCTGGCGCGTCGCACTCCTTTTGGGTGCCGCCGTCGCACTCCCCGTGTTCGTCGTGTTCTGGTGGCGCATCGAGCCCTCGCCGCCGGAACGCCCGGAACAACCGGTTCGCGAACGGTTCGAACTCGGTCCCGTCGTGGAACTGCTCCGTCGCCCGGAGATCGCCTACACGACGCTTCTTGCAGTGCTCGGCGCCTTTACCTGGCAGGCGACAGCCTCGTTTCTCCCGGCGTTCTTCGAGGGCCATCACGGACTGTCGCCGGCGATGGCGAGCCTCTTTTTCTCGGCGTACTTCCTGATCCACGGTGCGACACAGCCGCTCACTGGCGCACTGTCTGATCGCTTCGATCGCGATTCTGCGGCGACGCTCACCATGGCGCTGGGCGTGTTCGGATTTTCGCTCCTGGTCGTGAGCGACTCGGCAGTCGCCTGGATGGGCGCCGTGCTGCTGGTCGGTGTGGCGATGTCGTGGGGAGCGCCGGTGCAGTCGCGGTTCATGGATCATCTGAGCCGGGACGAACGGGGGGCTGGGTTCGGGCTGGTTCGGACTGTCTACATGATCCTCGGGGCGTCCGGTTCGGTCGTCGTCGGACTGCTCGCTGACCTGGCCGGGTGGGACGTCGCGTTCGGGTTGCTCGCGGGCGTGATGGCGGTCGGTCTTCTGGCGTTGCTTGTAAACCGGCTCTTCAAACTCGGCGTGTGA
- a CDS encoding type II CAAX endopeptidase family protein, producing the protein MKRTIRTVLWNDDERRARTPWRLLASSFVFVVFTLLFGIAAVAVAGAAGIDPTAFDEFTILAIGSLLSVPATAAALWVGARYVDRRVPSDYGLRIDREWWVDLGFGLVLGAGLQSGIALVGLLAGWYAVDGVFVADGSILAGVVLALVLFVSVGVVEELLARGWLLTNLAEGLRALGTRAAVGFAVVVSSGIFGVAHLANPGASVASAVVISLAGVLLALGYVLTGELGIPIGIHVTWNFFQGPVFGLGVSGLELPVAVVALDPVGPDWVTGGGFGPEAGLLGFLAVVAGIAATVLWVRRRKETVDVHESIVEPGLRHAAED; encoded by the coding sequence GTGAAACGGACGATCCGAACAGTTCTGTGGAACGACGACGAACGTCGCGCCCGAACGCCCTGGCGGCTGCTCGCTTCGAGTTTCGTGTTCGTTGTTTTCACACTGCTTTTCGGGATCGCGGCGGTCGCGGTCGCGGGGGCTGCCGGAATCGATCCGACCGCGTTCGACGAGTTCACCATCCTCGCAATCGGCTCGCTGCTTTCGGTCCCCGCGACGGCGGCGGCACTGTGGGTCGGGGCGCGATACGTCGACCGTCGGGTGCCCAGCGATTACGGGCTCCGGATCGATCGCGAGTGGTGGGTGGATCTCGGGTTCGGACTCGTTCTCGGAGCCGGGCTCCAGTCCGGGATCGCCCTCGTCGGCCTGCTCGCCGGCTGGTACGCGGTGGACGGAGTGTTCGTCGCCGACGGGTCCATCCTCGCCGGGGTGGTGCTCGCACTTGTGCTGTTCGTCTCGGTGGGCGTCGTCGAGGAACTGCTCGCGCGAGGGTGGCTACTCACCAACCTCGCGGAGGGGCTGAGGGCCCTCGGAACGCGTGCTGCGGTCGGGTTCGCTGTGGTGGTCTCATCGGGGATTTTCGGCGTCGCTCACCTCGCGAACCCGGGTGCCTCTGTCGCTTCGGCGGTGGTCATCTCGCTTGCCGGCGTCCTCCTTGCGCTGGGATACGTCCTCACGGGAGAGCTCGGGATCCCGATCGGGATCCACGTTACCTGGAACTTCTTTCAGGGACCGGTGTTCGGACTCGGGGTCAGCGGCCTCGAGCTACCCGTCGCGGTGGTCGCGCTCGATCCGGTCGGTCCCGACTGGGTAACCGGCGGCGGGTTCGGGCCCGAGGCCGGACTGCTCGGGTTCCTCGCCGTCGTCGCGGGGATCGCGGCGACCGTTCTGTGGGTTCGACGTCGCAAAGAAACAGTGGATGTCCACGAGTCGATCGTCGAACCCGGCCTCCGGCACGCCGCCGAAGACTGA
- a CDS encoding DUF1059 domain-containing protein: MTLRLDCPVDGCDGVCQGDSEDTVMEQAAEHVEAAHPELELDEETVEQLKADIVEA, translated from the coding sequence ATGACACTCCGACTCGACTGCCCAGTCGACGGCTGTGACGGTGTTTGTCAGGGAGACAGCGAGGACACAGTAATGGAACAGGCGGCCGAACACGTCGAGGCCGCGCATCCGGAACTCGAACTCGACGAGGAAACGGTCGAACAGCTCAAAGCCGACATCGTGGAGGCGTGA
- a CDS encoding Xaa-Pro peptidase family protein gives MRPNLAQLDAHLSAEDAHAYLIEADSDDANQLYLSGFDASDPFVTTYVADKSETQLLVSGLEYGRAKKESRAGRVFRHADFGFEYGDREARYDMYVSFLSRVADAEASELTVAVPSSFPLGSAEQLRERGVELVVDDDDTIGGMRAVKTDEEIDHVRDAQRANEAAMRTAEGLIAAADVDETGTLVSEGEPLTSEEVRSEIEITLLRHGCSLDETIVACGSGAADPHDRGSGPLSAGEPIIVDIFPKSKATGYHSDMTRTFSKGQPSETIREWYDLTREALEAALDAVEPGATGAEVHGAACEVYETAGEPTLRSDPETETGFIHSTGHGVGLDVHESPSLSPSGGELEAGHVITVEPGLYDPAHGGVRIEDIVVVTEDGYENLTEYPIELVVE, from the coding sequence ATGCGACCCAATCTGGCCCAGCTCGACGCACACCTTTCGGCGGAGGACGCCCACGCCTATCTCATCGAGGCCGACAGCGACGACGCGAACCAGCTGTATCTCTCCGGATTCGACGCCTCCGACCCGTTCGTGACGACCTACGTCGCGGACAAAAGCGAAACGCAGCTTCTGGTCTCTGGACTTGAGTACGGCCGAGCAAAAAAGGAGTCCCGCGCCGGTCGAGTGTTTCGACACGCCGACTTCGGCTTCGAGTACGGCGATCGGGAGGCACGGTACGACATGTACGTCTCGTTCCTCTCCCGGGTCGCGGACGCCGAGGCGTCCGAACTCACGGTTGCGGTTCCGTCATCGTTCCCGCTCGGCTCGGCCGAACAGCTCCGGGAGCGTGGCGTCGAACTCGTCGTGGACGACGACGACACGATCGGCGGGATGCGGGCAGTCAAAACCGACGAGGAGATAGACCACGTCCGGGACGCACAGCGGGCCAACGAGGCGGCCATGCGGACTGCCGAGGGGCTGATCGCGGCGGCCGACGTCGACGAAACCGGGACGCTGGTCTCGGAGGGCGAACCACTCACGAGCGAAGAGGTCAGATCCGAGATCGAGATCACTCTGCTGCGTCACGGCTGTTCGCTCGACGAGACGATCGTCGCCTGCGGGAGCGGGGCCGCCGACCCACACGACCGCGGCTCCGGGCCGCTTTCGGCGGGCGAACCGATCATCGTCGACATCTTCCCGAAGTCGAAGGCGACGGGGTACCACTCGGACATGACTCGCACGTTCTCGAAAGGCCAGCCGTCAGAGACGATCCGGGAGTGGTACGATCTCACGCGGGAGGCACTCGAAGCCGCACTGGACGCGGTCGAACCGGGTGCGACCGGCGCGGAGGTCCACGGGGCGGCCTGCGAGGTGTACGAAACCGCAGGCGAGCCGACGCTCCGTTCGGATCCCGAGACGGAAACCGGATTCATCCACTCGACGGGTCACGGCGTCGGGCTCGACGTCCACGAGTCGCCGTCCCTGTCGCCCAGCGGAGGCGAACTCGAGGCCGGCCACGTGATCACGGTCGAACCTGGGCTGTACGACCCCGCACACGGGGGCGTCCGGATCGAGGACATCGTCGTCGTCACCGAGGACGGCTACGAGAACTTGACAGAGTATCCGATCGAACTCGTCGTCGAGTGA